In Vigna unguiculata cultivar IT97K-499-35 chromosome 3, ASM411807v1, whole genome shotgun sequence, a single genomic region encodes these proteins:
- the LOC114179191 gene encoding la-related protein 6C, whose protein sequence is MAQVQPEQKIHDNSEKDTQETGNSSFKFNAQAPEFVPRSQSQMPISGYFYPCFQILGGCGDSDWFFVGDQDPSCLIPTASVALPNSSKNILTPDLQQKIVKQVEYQFSDMSLLANESFQKQMNKDPEGYVPITVIASTKKVKSLVNNIHMLTQAIRSSSKLVLSADGKKVKRKHPFTDKEKEDLQSRTVVAENLPDDHSHQNLQKIFSTVGSVKTIRICHPQEPNTSRPKSDFFVSNKLHALVEYDTSDIADKAVEKLNDERNWRKGMRVRLLLRCSPKSVLKSRKSEFDGYLEDDDVLNSESAEDPSHSNNADLFDTSVDENSVGSKKGWARGRGKGRGRTQGRGLLAPPSQSSSTALCDAHTKPNTKGPRMPDGTRGFTMGRGKPLSSSALVTSSQD, encoded by the exons ATGGCGCAGGTGCAACCTGAACAGAAGATCCATGACAACTCAGAAAAAGACACCCAAGAAACTGGCAACTCCAGCTTCAAATTCAATGCCCAAGCGCCCGAATTCGTGCCAAGATCGCAATCTCAGATGCCGATTTCGGGTTATTTCTATCCCTGTTTCCAGATTCTCGGTGGCTGTGGTGATTCTGATTGGTTCTTTGTTGGGGACCAGGATCCTTCTTGTTTGATCCCCACCGCCAGTGTTGCGCTTCCCAATTCCTCCAAGAATATCCTTACCCCTGATCTTCAGCAAAAGATCGTCAAACAG GTTGAATATCAATTCAGTGACATGAGTTTGCTAGCAAATGAATCTTTCCAGAAACAGATGAATAAAGATCCTGAAGGATATG TTCCAATAACCGTGATTGCGTCTACTAAAAAGGTTAAATCCCTCGTTAATAACATTCATATGCTTACTCAAGCCATCCGTTCATCTTCAAAACTT GTTTTGAGCGCTGATGGCAAGAAGGTTAAACGCAAGCATCCTTTCACTGATAAGGAGAAAGAAGACTTGCAG TCTCGCACTGTTGTTGCAGAGAATTTACCTGACGATCATTCCCATCAGAATCTTCAGAAAATTTTTAGTACAGTTGGAAG CGTGAAAACGATTAGAATATGCCATCCTCAGGAGCCTAATACTTCTCGCCCAAAATCTGATTTCTTCGTTAGTAACAAG CTCCATGCTCTTGTGGAGTATGACACATCAGATATAGCTGACAAAGCT GTTGAAAAGTTAAACGATGAAAGGAATTGGAGGAAAGGGATGCGAGTAAGGCTGCTCCTAAGGTGCTCG CCCAAATCTGTTCTGAAGAGTAGAAAGTCTGAATTTGATGGATATCTAGAAGATGACGATGTTCTAAATTCTGAAAGTGCTGAAGATCCTTCTCACTCAAACAATGCTGACTTGTTTGATACAAGT GTTGATGAAAACTCAGTAGGATCTAAGAAAGGATGGGCTAGAGGACGTGGAAAGGGGAGAGGACGCACTCAAGGACGAGGCCTGCTTGCTCCACCATCTCAATCAAGCAGCACTGCTCTGTGTGATGCTCATACTAAGCCCAATACCAAGGGCCCAAGAATGCCAGATGGGACAAGAGGATTCACCATGGGACGTGGAAAGCCACTTAGTTCTTCTGCTCTAGTCACCTCATCTCAAGACTGA